A single genomic interval of Cryomorphaceae bacterium 1068 harbors:
- the pbpC gene encoding penicillin-binding protein 1C, whose product MSKKKRVIGLIFIAVLCTWWMFCLPPTLFDSPTSTVLFDKNDQLLGARIAEDGQWRFPLGDSVPGRFKTALLTYEDEGFDKHWGISIKAILRALKQNLSEGEVVSGASTITMQVMRMAGKNQPRTYFRKMIEIARATRAEWRYSKSEILNLYASNAPFGGNVVGLDAASWRYYQKSAYQLTWAEAAALAVLPNAPGLIFPGRSPKVFLAKRNFLLQKLNENGIIDEATYELSLLEPLPDAPRRLPQGAFHLTSLIEKNQKGSKVKTTINTELQVRCNKALNNRLKILRQNNIQNGAILVVNNYSGDVLAYIGNAQGDWQSNEDANDMIQTPRSSGSILKPFLYAGLLNEGTILPQQLIPDIPTQYRDFAPKNFDESFSGAVKANEALSRSLNIPAVRMLDEYGVDFFQSDLQEWGFTSVNRSAENYGLSLILGGAEIKLWDLVQAYRLLAVSCSNGQTDQISYKSERVAEEIAVPINDVASWFTLEALKEVTRPEERSAWEAFGSTSQLAWKTGTSYGFRDAWAVGTNPDFTVGVWIGNASGEGRPGLTGLNAAAPVLFDVFNFLPTGNWFEEPHSGLTAENVCTHSGMRASKNCGTYNSAAIPLECTDNELCTYCESIYLNESMTKRVTAQCYPSHLMVSEKRFALPPLEEWFYTKKNPGYQKIPEYDPSCLNATGSQKIRLIYPSSKSTIFLPREFTGTKERIVFKAACTDPSATLFWHLDDKYCGSTNGIHHLEIDIDKGVHSITLLGNSGSEFKTRIRVD is encoded by the coding sequence ATGTCGAAAAAGAAACGAGTCATAGGTCTGATCTTCATCGCTGTATTATGCACATGGTGGATGTTTTGCCTACCTCCTACTCTTTTCGATTCACCTACTTCCACAGTCCTTTTTGACAAAAACGATCAACTCTTAGGAGCTAGAATAGCTGAAGATGGTCAGTGGCGTTTTCCTTTGGGAGATTCGGTTCCCGGTAGATTTAAAACCGCCCTGCTTACCTACGAAGACGAAGGATTTGATAAACACTGGGGTATTAGCATCAAGGCCATCCTTCGTGCTCTAAAACAAAACCTGAGCGAAGGCGAGGTAGTGAGTGGTGCAAGTACCATAACCATGCAAGTGATGCGCATGGCGGGAAAAAATCAGCCAAGGACTTACTTCCGTAAAATGATAGAAATCGCTCGGGCCACTCGGGCGGAATGGCGCTATTCGAAAAGTGAGATTTTGAATCTTTACGCCTCCAATGCTCCTTTTGGCGGAAACGTAGTGGGTCTGGATGCAGCTTCTTGGCGGTACTATCAAAAATCTGCCTATCAACTTACATGGGCCGAAGCAGCGGCCCTCGCTGTGCTACCCAATGCTCCCGGGCTAATATTTCCGGGTAGATCACCTAAAGTTTTTCTGGCTAAAAGAAACTTTCTGCTTCAAAAGCTAAACGAAAATGGGATAATAGATGAGGCCACTTACGAGCTCTCCCTTTTGGAACCATTGCCTGATGCTCCACGCAGATTGCCTCAAGGAGCCTTTCACTTGACGAGTCTAATTGAAAAAAACCAAAAAGGGAGTAAAGTCAAAACAACAATTAACACTGAGCTTCAAGTAAGATGCAATAAGGCACTGAATAACAGATTAAAAATCCTTCGACAAAACAATATTCAGAACGGGGCTATTTTGGTTGTAAACAACTATTCAGGTGATGTTTTGGCTTACATTGGTAATGCTCAAGGCGACTGGCAGAGCAATGAAGATGCGAACGATATGATTCAAACTCCTCGTAGTTCGGGCTCAATTCTCAAGCCCTTTCTCTATGCGGGTCTTTTGAATGAAGGTACCATTCTGCCTCAACAGTTGATTCCTGACATTCCAACTCAATACAGAGATTTTGCACCCAAAAATTTTGACGAATCCTTTTCGGGAGCGGTCAAAGCCAATGAGGCCCTTTCGAGATCACTCAATATTCCTGCTGTGCGAATGCTGGATGAATATGGAGTAGATTTTTTCCAATCAGACTTACAGGAATGGGGCTTCACTTCGGTGAATAGAAGTGCTGAGAATTATGGTCTATCACTAATTCTGGGTGGAGCAGAAATCAAACTATGGGATCTCGTCCAAGCCTACCGGCTGCTAGCTGTGAGCTGTTCGAATGGACAAACGGATCAAATCAGTTATAAGTCTGAGAGAGTAGCAGAAGAAATTGCTGTTCCCATAAATGACGTGGCATCGTGGTTTACACTGGAAGCGCTGAAAGAAGTCACCCGACCCGAAGAGCGCTCTGCTTGGGAAGCCTTCGGAAGTACGTCGCAATTGGCTTGGAAAACGGGCACGAGTTATGGATTCAGAGATGCTTGGGCTGTGGGCACAAACCCTGATTTCACCGTTGGTGTTTGGATTGGAAATGCTAGTGGTGAAGGCCGTCCCGGGCTTACGGGCCTCAATGCTGCTGCGCCCGTTTTGTTTGATGTGTTTAACTTTTTACCCACAGGCAATTGGTTTGAAGAGCCCCACTCTGGTCTAACGGCTGAAAACGTATGCACGCACAGCGGTATGCGTGCGAGCAAGAATTGTGGTACCTACAATAGCGCCGCGATACCGCTGGAGTGCACAGACAACGAGCTTTGCACGTACTGCGAATCTATTTACCTCAATGAATCAATGACAAAACGAGTTACTGCTCAGTGTTACCCATCCCATTTGATGGTATCAGAAAAGCGGTTCGCTCTTCCACCATTGGAAGAGTGGTTTTACACTAAGAAAAACCCGGGGTATCAAAAAATCCCCGAGTATGATCCGTCTTGCCTGAATGCCACGGGCAGTCAAAAGATTCGATTGATATATCCCTCTTCTAAATCGACCATCTTTTTACCCCGAGAGTTCACAGGCACCAAGGAGAGAATCGTTTTCAAAGCAGCTTGCACAGATCCTTCTGCCACGCTCTTTTGGCACTTAGATGATAAATACTGCGGCTCAACCAATGGAATTCATCATTTGGAAATTGATATTGACAAAGGAGTGCACTCCATTACCCTACTAGGTAATTCGGGAAGTGAATTCAAAACCAGAATTCGTGTAGATTAA
- a CDS encoding TonB-dependent receptor, producing MRAILFFVNTCLTSLSLFAHGGSISGVVSDSNGPLAFATVGISALNAGAVTDVQGKFTIDHLEVGSYQLVARAMGYTSKAIEVVIEEGKELKLEMILVKSDVNLDQVVVTGTGSEIPLFEAPIIVSRIGQKAFDNTQSLTLAEGLSFSPGLRLENNCQNCGFTQLRMNGLDGAYSQILINSRPIFSALMGVYGLDLIPANMIDRVEVVRGGGSALYGGNAIAGTVNIITKDPLDNSFQVGLNQALINGEASDRSLTLNGSIVSDDLKMGLNLYGFDRSRDHWDANGDGFSEITLLENSTFGFDAFFKPGQNSRLDVNAFAISEYRRGGNKFDLEPHQTDITEEIDHRILGGALSYELFFDNYRQKIALYSSVQTTDRDSYYGGGGRVLTFGDSLTEADVLAINAYGTSEDLSAVGGARYTSEISSQLDLFAGTEFQYNSVSDRMPGYGRSIVQEVGVWGSFAQFEYKPIERLSILAGGRYDLVSINGDYNFGDEDFVNDQTLGVFVPRVSLMYDLSENLKFRGSYAQGYRAPQAFDEDLHIETVGGAAVFTQLDPELTSERSNSFTASLNHTKTTENFQTSFVIEGFLTDLIDPFITTNQMELPSGVAVVTKRNGSGARVSGVNLEANAAIQEKWLINGGLTIQSAQYDEEEVIWSPDAVTDANADSIVSTDQMLRTPDIYGYLSLTYRPTKSWSFTYSGVYTGSMEIAHVIDPDTEYTIIEETLQFFESNIKAGYTLQAGSKSRIEIFAGVQNIFNAYQNDFDIGVNRDAGYIYGPNRPRTIFFGVKWGME from the coding sequence ATGCGGGCAATTCTCTTCTTTGTAAACACTTGTTTGACCTCCTTATCGCTTTTTGCACATGGTGGCTCTATTTCAGGTGTAGTCTCAGATAGTAATGGGCCATTGGCATTTGCCACTGTCGGTATTTCAGCTTTGAATGCTGGAGCAGTTACAGATGTTCAAGGGAAATTTACTATCGATCATCTCGAAGTTGGTTCATACCAGCTTGTGGCCAGAGCCATGGGGTATACCTCCAAGGCGATAGAAGTTGTGATTGAAGAGGGGAAGGAGTTGAAGCTTGAAATGATTCTGGTGAAAAGCGACGTCAACTTGGATCAAGTAGTGGTTACTGGAACCGGTTCGGAGATTCCTCTGTTTGAAGCTCCCATAATTGTGAGTCGAATAGGCCAAAAAGCTTTTGACAATACGCAGTCTTTAACTCTCGCTGAGGGACTGTCATTCTCACCAGGGCTTAGGCTGGAGAACAACTGCCAGAACTGTGGTTTTACCCAACTACGCATGAATGGGTTAGATGGAGCTTATTCCCAAATCCTGATCAATAGCCGCCCAATCTTCTCTGCATTGATGGGGGTTTATGGTTTAGATCTGATTCCTGCCAATATGATTGATCGAGTAGAAGTGGTGCGTGGAGGTGGTTCTGCGCTTTATGGCGGAAACGCGATAGCGGGAACGGTGAATATCATCACAAAGGATCCACTAGACAATTCTTTTCAAGTGGGATTAAACCAGGCTTTGATAAATGGCGAGGCCTCCGACAGAAGCCTGACATTGAATGGATCCATTGTGAGCGACGATTTAAAAATGGGTCTCAATCTATATGGCTTTGACCGCAGTCGCGACCACTGGGACGCCAACGGTGATGGCTTTTCTGAAATCACCTTATTGGAAAATTCGACCTTTGGTTTTGATGCTTTTTTTAAGCCAGGTCAAAATAGTCGATTGGATGTCAATGCCTTTGCCATCAGTGAATATAGAAGAGGTGGAAATAAGTTTGATCTTGAGCCGCATCAAACCGATATTACAGAAGAGATTGACCATCGAATTTTAGGTGGTGCGCTCTCTTATGAGCTCTTCTTTGACAACTATCGTCAAAAAATAGCTCTCTACTCCTCCGTTCAAACTACCGATCGGGATAGCTATTATGGTGGCGGTGGAAGGGTATTGACCTTTGGCGATAGCCTCACCGAAGCTGATGTTCTAGCCATTAATGCGTATGGTACTTCAGAAGATTTATCAGCAGTAGGAGGCGCACGTTACACCTCTGAGATCAGTTCTCAGCTAGACTTGTTTGCCGGAACCGAATTTCAATACAACTCAGTTTCTGACCGTATGCCAGGCTATGGTCGTTCTATCGTTCAGGAGGTTGGTGTATGGGGTTCGTTTGCCCAATTTGAGTATAAACCAATTGAAAGGTTGAGTATTCTTGCCGGTGGTCGATATGACTTGGTAAGTATCAATGGCGATTACAATTTTGGAGATGAAGATTTTGTGAATGATCAAACTTTGGGCGTGTTTGTCCCTCGCGTCTCGTTGATGTACGATCTTTCTGAGAATTTGAAATTCCGAGGTTCGTACGCTCAAGGCTATCGAGCGCCACAGGCTTTTGACGAAGACTTGCATATCGAGACAGTGGGAGGAGCAGCCGTGTTTACTCAGTTGGATCCTGAGCTGACATCTGAGCGTTCGAATAGTTTTACCGCTTCTTTAAACCACACAAAAACAACGGAGAATTTTCAAACGAGCTTTGTGATAGAGGGATTTCTAACTGATTTAATCGATCCTTTTATTACCACAAATCAAATGGAACTACCCAGTGGTGTGGCCGTTGTCACAAAAAGAAATGGATCAGGAGCACGAGTATCAGGAGTGAATCTTGAAGCCAACGCAGCGATTCAAGAAAAATGGCTGATCAATGGCGGATTAACCATCCAATCTGCTCAATACGATGAGGAGGAAGTCATCTGGTCTCCTGACGCGGTGACAGATGCCAATGCCGATAGCATCGTATCGACAGATCAAATGCTTAGAACGCCGGATATTTACGGATATCTTTCGCTGACTTATCGGCCTACCAAAAGTTGGTCCTTCACGTATTCAGGTGTCTACACGGGTTCGATGGAAATCGCACATGTGATAGATCCCGATACCGAATACACCATTATCGAAGAGACTCTGCAGTTTTTTGAAAGCAATATCAAAGCAGGATACACACTGCAAGCAGGTAGTAAATCACGGATCGAAATTTTTGCGGGTGTCCAGAATATATTTAACGCCTACCAAAACGATTTTGACATTGGCGTCAATCGAGATGCAGGATACATCTACGGACCAAATCGACCGAGGACGATTTTCTTTGGGGTGAAGTGGGGGATGGAGTAG